The window TGTTCAGCCGCTGGTCCGCAGGTGTTCGTCCATGAGCCATGCTGTCGAAGAAGTCCGCTTGAGCCTGCCACACATCGAGCTGGCCGCTCACCTGTTCGGCCCGGAGGACGGCCAGCCGGTGATCGCCTTGCACGGCTGGCTCGATAATGCCAACAGCTTCGCTCGGCTGGCACCCAAGCTGAAAGGGCTGCGCATCGTCGCGCTGGATCTGGCCGGGCATGGACATTCCAGCCACCGCCCGCCGGGCGCCGGATATTCGCTACCCGACTATGTGCACGATGTGCTGCAGGTGGCCGAGCAATTGGGGTGGCAGCGGTTTTCGCTGCTGGGGCATTCGCTGGGGGCAATCATCTCGGTATTTCTGGCTGGTGCAATGCCTGAGCGGGTCGAGCGGCTGGCGCTGATCGACGGGCTGATCCCGCCCACCGGCAAGCCTGACGACGCCCCTGAACAACTGGGCAGATCATTGCTGGCGCAGCTACGGTTGGGCCACAAGCGCAAGCCGATTTACGCCGATCAGGATCAGGCGATTCAAGCACGCATGAAAGGCGCCGTGGCCGTCACTCGCGAGGCGGCCGAGTTGCTGGCCCAGCGTGGCTTGATGCCGGTGCCCGGAGGCTACACCTGGCGCAGCGACAGCCGCCTCACTTTGCCGTCGGCGGTCCGCATCACCACCGATCAGGCCATGGCGTTTGTCGCAGCAATCGGGTGTCCGACACATTTGGTAGTAGCTTCTCAGGGCCTGCTTGCGCAGAATCAGGCGCTGCTGTCAGACCTGCCTTTTGCCGTCACAAGCCTGTCAGGTAGCCATCATCTGCATCTGGACGATGAATCCGGGGCACAAGCTGTTGCAGACTGTTTCAATCGCTTCTTTGCCGCTCCTTGACTTGCGGCGGGCAACTGCCGACGCTGGGCAGGTTGAAACAGGAATCAATCATGACGGACCTAACTCCGGTAGTATCAGGTCGGCACTCTGCCGGCCTTGTTCAAATGCCCACTCTTCACGCCATCTGCGCGCCGCGACGTTTGCCCCACGCACTGGCAGCCATGCTCTGCGCCTCGCTGTTGAGCACGGCGGTGATGGCCGCTGATGCGCCTGGTAGCAGCGACCTGCCTATGGTGCCTCGGCTGACCGACGCCGAGATCGTTGACTATCGACCTGCCACCGAGCTTGAGCGGATCTACCCCATGGGCTCGATCCGCAAGATCAGCGGCCAGCTGCGCTTTGACGGGCAGGTGAGCGCGCGGGGCAATGTGACGGGCGTGACCTATCAGTTGCCTTCGGAACGCACGTCTGCCGAAGCCTTTACCGCTGCGCGCGAAGCGCTGCAGGCCCAGGGTGCCGAGCTGTTGTTCTGGTGCCAGGCCCGCGATTGCGGCGAAAGCAGCCTGTGGGCCAATGAAGTATTCGGCAACGCCAAACTCTACGGCGCCGATGAGCAGCAAGCGTATTTGCTGCTGCGTCTGGCTGAGCCGCAAAGTGACACCCTGGTGGCCTTGTATGGCATCACTCGGGGTAATCGCCGCGCCTACCTGCATGTCGAGCAGTTTGACTCCGGCGCACCGCTGGGCGAGTTGATGCCTACGTCGGCCACCTTGCTGCGCCAACTCAAGAGCACTGGCAAGCTGGCACTGCCCAGGCTGAGCGGTGCACCCTCCGCCGATTGGGTGACGTTGCTGTCCCGCGGGCTGAACCTGGACAGCAGCTTGCGCGCCACCATTTCCGGCCCCGACCGTGAAGCCTGGCGTGAAGCGCTAGTCGCCAAAGGCGTGCGTGCCGCGCGACTGGAAGCGGGCAGCGACGCGGGTAAAGGGCTGTTGATCGAGGTCATCCGCTAGGCTGACGAAAGGGCGAACCTGACGCTGGTCACGTTCGCCGTTATGCTTGAACCCTGAGCCCGACTCCTGGGCTATTTTTTTACTGGATAAGCCATGTTCAATAACGATCGCCTGTTGGTGCAGATCCTGCTCCTGGCGCTGCTCGGCGCGTGCGTCTGGGTGATGGCGCCGTTCTGGTCGGCGTTGTTCTGGGGCGCGGTGCTGGCCTTTGCCAGTTGGCCGCTGATGCGCTTGCTGACGCGCTGGTTCAACGGCCGCGAATCCCTGGCGGCGCTGGTGCTGACCCTGGGCTGGATGGTGCTGGTGGCAGCGCCGCTGGTGTGGCTAGGCTTTAACCTTGCCGATCACGTACGTGACGTGACGTTGTTCATCAAGGACGTGCAAGTGGACGGTTTGCCCGATCCACCCACCTGGCTGGCGGGCATTCCGTTTGTCGGCGAGCGTCTGGTCGGTTTCTGGAACAGCATTGACGAGCAAGGCGCGGCGCTGATGACGACGATCAAGCCGTATCTGGGGCAGGTGGGTAACTTCCTGTTGGCCCGTAGTGCGCAGATCGGCGGCGGGATTCTCGAACTGACCCTGAGCCTGCTGTTTGCGTTTTTCTTCTACCGTGACGGTCCGCGGCTTGCCGCTTTCGTGCTCAGCTTGCTGGAGCGGCTGATCGGCGATCGGGCTCAGTACTATCTGGATCTGGTGGCGGGCACTGTGCAGAGGGTGGTCAATGGGGTGATTGGCACTGCAGCCGCTCAGGCGGTGCTGGCGCTGATCGGCTTCCTGATCGCCGGGGTGCCGGGAGCGCTGGTGCTGGGCATCCTGACCTTCATGTTCAGCCTGATCCCCATGGGCCCACCGCTGGTGTGGATCCCGGCCACCGCCTGGTTGGTATGGAATGGCGAATACGGCATGGCGGTGTTTCTCGGTATCTGGGGCACCTTCGTCATCAGTGGCGTCGACAACGTCCTCAAGCCGTATCTGATCAGTCGCGGCGGTAACCTGCCTTTGGTGATCGTATTGCTCGGCGTTTTCGGCGGACTGCTGGCGTTCGGCTTTATCGGGCTGTTCATCGGCCCGACGCTGCTGGCAGTGGCCTACAGCCTGTTGACCGACTGGGTGCGCAGCGAGCGTTCGCCTCGTAGCTGATTGCCAGCAGATTCACGCGGCCGCCACCGGGGTGTCGGCTACTTCGTTGGGTCGGGAGTCTGCACGCAGGGTCTCCGGCATCGCCAGCATCAGCAGCAACGCGGCCGTCGCCACCCCGGCCAGGGTCAGGAACGCCGCATTGTAGCCAGCGCTCTGCACCACCAGCCCGGCCAGGCTGTTGCTCAGTGCCGCACCCAGGCCAAAGATCATCGAGATTACCCCCAGGCTGACGTTGAAACGCCCGGTGCCTTGGGTCAGGTCCTTGACCACCAGCGGAAACAGAGCTCCGAACAAACCTGCGCCGATGCCGTCCAGCAACTGCACGCCTACCAGCCAGAACGGGTTGTCAGACATGACATAGAGCACGCCACGGATCGGCAGGATCAAAAAACCAGCCAGCAGCAATGGCTTGCGCCCCCACACATCGGCCTTGGCCCCCACCAGCAAGGCGACGGGCACCATCACCAGTTGCGCCGCGACGATACAGGCGGAGGTCAGCGGTGTGGCCAGTTGCAGGTTGACCTGTGCAAGCTTCTGGCTGACCAGGGGCAGCATGGCCGCGTTGGCCAGGTGGAAGAGGGCGCAACAGGCGGCAAACAGCAGCAGGGTTTTGTTGCTCATCAGCACTTTCAGGCCTGAAGGCGAATCGCCGTGGTCTGCGTGCCCGGCCTCAAGGCCTCGGGCGACGTCATGATCAATGGCTTCTGCCGACACGCAACTGACCGCCACCACGCTCGCCAGCGCCATCGCCGCCATCAGGTAGAACACCGCAATCGGACCGAACAGGTAGGCAAAACCACCGGCCAGAAGGGCCGCGCAAGCGTTGCCTGCATGATTGAAGGTTTCGTTGCGTCCAGTGCGTCGGGTGAAGGCCTTGGGCCCGGTGATCCCCAGGGAGATTGCGGCGATGGCAGGCGCGAAAACCGAGGCGGCGACCCCGCTGATGGCCTGAGTGATTGCAATCACACTCAATGACGACGTGAACGGCAATACCAGGCAGCTGCCGGTGACCAGCAGCGCCGCCAATGCAATCACCGCTCGCTTGTAATGGGTGCGGTCGATCAGTGCCCCTGCCGGTCCCTGGGTGACCAGACCCGCCAGCGCGGCCACAGTCATCACGATGCCAATGCTGGCCGGGTCCCAGTGATGCACCGCCAATAGATAAATGGCCAGGTACGGCCCAAGTCCGTCGCGAACATCAGCCAGAAAGAAATTCAATCCATCGAGTGAGCGGTTATTGCGGCGTTCGGTATGGGCGTCCAAGTGTGCTCTCGATTTTGACTGCAGCGAGGATCGGCGGGGGTATCGCAGGGTTTGAGCATGGCCCGTAGAAAAGGTTTTATGGTGGGCGAAGATTTCATGCGGCGTTTATATAAGCACCCGATGAGGTGTGAGATTTGTCTTGAATGGGTTGGAATTCATGACGCGCACTGGCTGTCAAACTCGGCGTTGAGCAAAGATCCGGCGGGCGAATCAATGATTGTGCCTCGCGTCAGGGCGCTCGCTGGTCAGCCAAACGGAGAGAGAATGAGTCGGGCAGTTCTTGAAAGCGAAACCAATCGTCGACAGTTGCAAGAGATCATTGCCGGTCTGTCCGATGGGGTCATGTTGATCGAAGCGGACCAGTCCATTGTCTGGGCCAATGAAGCGGCGCTGTCCATGCATGGCGTGAAAACGATCAAGCAGCTCGGCCGCAACGCCAGTGAGTACGCCTCGCGCTTCACGCTGCGCTATCGCAACAATCACGTTCTGCCGCAAGAGACTTACCCGATCAGCCGGGTGGCGGCGCAAGAGGCCTTCAGCGACCTGGTGGTGGAAGTGCGGCCAGCAGATGACGACGAGAAGTGCTGGGTGCATCGGCTGCGCAGCATGATCCTCGATGATCGCGCCGGCGAAGAGCCATTGCGGGTGTTGATCATGACCGACGCCACCCAGTGGGCTAGCGCACAGCAGCGTTTCGAGCGGACCTTCGGCGCCAATCCGGCCCCGGCGGTGATCTGCCGCCTCAAGGATCTGCGCTACATCAAGGTTAACCAGGGTTTTCTGGAGATGACGGGCTACAGCCGTGAGCAGGTCATCGGTCGTTCCGTCTATGAAGTGGACGTGCTGGAGAACGCCGAGCGCAAGGAATTGGCCGTCCAGCGCCTCAATGACGGTGGAACCATCCCGCAGATGCAGGCAGAGCTGAGGCTTCCCGACGGCGGCAACAAGCTGGTAATCGTCGCGGGCCAGCCCCTGGATGTCGATGATGAGGACTGCATGCTGTTTTCATTCATGGACATGGAGCCGCGACGCAAAATCGAAGCGGCGCTGCGCCAGAGTGAGGAGCGGTTCGCCAAGGCTTTTCGCCTGACGCCCGTGCCGACGCTGGTATGCAATGCCCAGTCGCGGCATGTCGTGGAAGTGAACGACGCGTTCGTCAATGCCACGGGTTATACCGCTCAGGAACTCACGGGGCGCTCGGTGGAGGAGATCGGTTTCATTGATGGGCCGCAACAGTGCGCGCAGTTGTTCGATCTGCTGAAGAAGACCGGCAATCTGGAAGGCATGGAATTCAAGGTGCGCAAGCGCGGTGATGAAGTGATCGATTGCGCGGTTTCGGCCGATACCGTAAGCATTCAGGATGTTTCCTGCTACCTGATGGTGTTCATGGACATTTCCGAGCGCAAGCGCTCCGAGCTGGAACTGGTCGATGCCATCGAGGAGGTGATGCAGGACGCCTCCTGGTTCACCCGCACATTGATTGAAAAGCTGGCCAACGTGAAAAAGGTCAAAACTACCCAGCTGCCGGGTGGTTCGCTGATCGACCTCACGGCCCGGGAAAAGGACGTGCTGGGGTTGATTTGCGAAGGGCTGGCGGACAAGGAAATTGCCGCACGCCTTAAACTGGCACCCAACACTGTTCGTAATCACGTCGCAACCATGTACTCCAAGCTCGGTCTGCACAGCCGTACCGAAGCCATCGTTTGGGCAAGGGAGCGTGCACTGTTCAGCAATGACCGGCGCGGCAAAGCCTGACGGCCGACTTGCAAGGGTGCAAATGCACCAGTCAGTACGGTGCAAATTGATCTGTCGTATCTGCCCGGGGTTTCTTTAACCTGACGGTCCATTTTCGGACCCGTCCATAAGGAACTCAGTGCAGACCTTCATAACGACAGATCGAAAAGGCAGGTGCGTGTGAGCTGGCTGATTCAAGTCCGCCATTTGGTGGAAAACAGCTTCCAGCCGTTGGCCTGTGAATGCGTCATCTGTGCCGATGGCTCGTTGACTGTGCGCATCTTTGACAGTGCCACGGGACGGGTTGACTTGATGGTGACCGGTATCGCCATGTCCTCGGTCAAGACCCTTGAGGACGTTGCGGTGCTGGTTGAGGAATTGCGGGACGAGTTGGCCACTGTTAGCGTCAGCCATCCCGAGTTGCAACCTTCGTCACAGGCTTGAGCGAAACGGGATCGGCTCGCGGTTGGGCTGTTTGTCGGTGTCGCCAAGCCCGACCATTTCTTCATGAACTGCAGGCTGGACCAGAAAGAACGGTACTTCCGGCACTCCGGCCAGGTTTTTGCGGGCTTCTTCGATGGATGCAACGTGCAGGGTCTCGCCTTTGGCGTTGACCACTCGTTGGGATTTGCCTGCTACCAGGACGTGCATGACGAACGAGCCGCCTTCCATGGCGACCAAATCGATCTCGTCGATGTCGCCGGCTTTTACGTGACTGGCCAATTTACTTAAATCCATGACTGTACCTTTCGACTGATGGGCGGGCGATGGCCTGCCTGTCAGTTTTCGAGGTGGATCGTGGGTGGGAGTTCAATGTTGTGGGTGGTGGGGTGATGGGTGACTGGGTATCGCATTTTCAGAATGCTGGGGTTGTGTGTCGTGAGGTTTTCGTTTTGTTGGGTACATATCCGTTGCTGCGGTAACGGCTGCTAACGGTTCCGCTCTTACAGCGGGTCACTTTTTTCAAACGCCAAAAAAGTAACCAAAAACGCTCGCTCCTTTGTCCGGGTCTTCGCTGAGCTCAGACTTCCCTCGCTCCGGCATTGCTCCGTGGGGACGCCGCATAGGGCCATCCATGGCCCGGTGCGGCTAGCCCGGCATCCATGCCGGGCTCCCCACTGCGCAATACCTGCGCTCGGCCTCCCACAAGTCGCAGTTTGTGGCGCCTGTCCTGTCGCGTTCAGGCACACGATCAAGAATGACTATGGGTCATTGAGACTTGGTTTATATCCGCTAGCGTCTTGGTGCAGCAATTAGGCACACTCAAGATCAACCCTCCCGCCGCTGATACCCCAACCGCAATCTTTCGCGAATGTTGTTCAGGTGTCGACGCATTGCTGCCTTGGCGCCATCGGCATCACGGTTGGCGATGGTGGTGTAGATATCCTGGTGTTCCTGGCGCAGCCGGGCGCTGTAGTCGTCGGCGGCGGTGTGTGCGAGTGCCGCTGAGTTGAGGCGGGTGCGGGGGATGAGGGTAAGGCCCAGGTGCTCGGTGATGTCGGCGAAGTAGCGATTGTCCGTCGCCAGGGCGATTTGCTGGTGGAACTGGTAATCAGCCTCCGCCGCTTGGTCCCGGGTGGACGCCGGGTCATCCAGCACTGCCAGCGCCTGATGCATGCGCACCAGTTGTTCTTCGGTGTGGCGCAAGGCTGCGAAACCTGCGGCGTCCACTTCGATGCCGATTCGCAACTCGATCACCGCCAACACATCGTTCAACGTACGGTCCGCTTGCGGGTCGACGTGGTCGGCGCTTTGCCTGACCACGAAGGTGCCGATGCCATGGCGCGTTTCTACCAGACCGTGGGATTGCAGGTGGGAAATGGCTTCGCGGACCACGGTGCGACTGACCCCGTGCTCCTGGGTGATGTGCTTTTCTGCGGGCAGTTTGTCGCCGACCTTGAGTTGGCCAGCGGCAATCATGTCGGTCAGGATGTTGGCCAGCGCCAGCGTCAGGTTGCGCGGGCGGCGGATGGACGATTCGGTTAGGGCTTTGACAGGAGGGGTGGGATTCATGGCTATCCACCTGATAAACAGAAGCGGTGCTTGAATGCGCAACGCTCGTACGGTTGTAAACCTGGCCCAACAAAAACGGCGCGGCTTGTGGGCCGCGCCGTTTTAGCTGAACGGTTCAGGTTCAGGCGATGGGCTGATCGCTCCACTCGCTGTTCACCAGACGCTTGAGGCCCAGCGGGTTAGCGTTTTGCAGCGCTTGCGGGAGCAGGGCATCCGGGTAGTTCTGGTAGCAGACTGGACGCAGGAAACGGTCGATGGCCAGAGTACCGACCGAGGTGCCGCGTGCGTCGGACGTTGCCGGGTACGGACCGCCGTGAACCATGGCTTCGCAGACTTCAACACCGGTCGGGTAACCGTTGACCAGAATACGGCCGACTTTCTCTTCCAGCACCGGCACCAGCCATTGGTACTTCTGCAGGTCGCTCTGCTCGCCGATCAGGGTCGCCGTCAGTTGACCGCGAAGGCCCAGCAGGGCGTCTTTGAGTTGTGCGTCGTCAGCGACTTCGATCACCAGAGTGGTCGGGCCGAAGACTTCT of the Paucimonas lemoignei genome contains:
- a CDS encoding major facilitator transporter is translated as MDAHTERRNNRSLDGLNFFLADVRDGLGPYLAIYLLAVHHWDPASIGIVMTVAALAGLVTQGPAGALIDRTHYKRAVIALAALLVTGSCLVLPFTSSLSVIAITQAISGVAASVFAPAIAAISLGITGPKAFTRRTGRNETFNHAGNACAALLAGGFAYLFGPIAVFYLMAAMALASVVAVSCVSAEAIDHDVARGLEAGHADHGDSPSGLKVLMSNKTLLLFAACCALFHLANAAMLPLVSQKLAQVNLQLATPLTSACIVAAQLVMVPVALLVGAKADVWGRKPLLLAGFLILPIRGVLYVMSDNPFWLVGVQLLDGIGAGLFGALFPLVVKDLTQGTGRFNVSLGVISMIFGLGAALSNSLAGLVVQSAGYNAAFLTLAGVATAALLLMLAMPETLRADSRPNEVADTPVAAA
- the ydiK_1 gene encoding lipoprotein translates to MFNNDRLLVQILLLALLGACVWVMAPFWSALFWGAVLAFASWPLMRLLTRWFNGRESLAALVLTLGWMVLVAAPLVWLGFNLADHVRDVTLFIKDVQVDGLPDPPTWLAGIPFVGERLVGFWNSIDEQGAALMTTIKPYLGQVGNFLLARSAQIGGGILELTLSLLFAFFFYRDGPRLAAFVLSLLERLIGDRAQYYLDLVAGTVQRVVNGVIGTAAAQAVLALIGFLIAGVPGALVLGILTFMFSLIPMGPPLVWIPATAWLVWNGEYGMAVFLGIWGTFVISGVDNVLKPYLISRGGNLPLVIVLLGVFGGLLAFGFIGLFIGPTLLAVAYSLLTDWVRSERSPRS
- a CDS encoding Protein of uncharacterised function (DUF1652) — encoded protein: MSWLIQVRHLVENSFQPLACECVICADGSLTVRIFDSATGRVDLMVTGIAMSSVKTLEDVAVLVEELRDELATVSVSHPELQPSSQA
- a CDS encoding cation transporter, which codes for MDLSKLASHVKAGDIDEIDLVAMEGGSFVMHVLVAGKSQRVVNAKGETLHVASIEEARKNLAGVPEVPFFLVQPAVHEEMVGLGDTDKQPNREPIPFRSSL
- the lutR_3 gene encoding transcriptional regulator GntR; the encoded protein is MNPTPPVKALTESSIRRPRNLTLALANILTDMIAAGQLKVGDKLPAEKHITQEHGVSRTVVREAISHLQSHGLVETRHGIGTFVVRQSADHVDPQADRTLNDVLAVIELRIGIEVDAAGFAALRHTEEQLVRMHQALAVLDDPASTRDQAAEADYQFHQQIALATDNRYFADITEHLGLTLIPRTRLNSAALAHTAADDYSARLRQEHQDIYTTIANRDADGAKAAMRRHLNNIRERLRLGYQRREG
- a CDS encoding putative lipoprotein → MTDLTPVVSGRHSAGLVQMPTLHAICAPRRLPHALAAMLCASLLSTAVMAADAPGSSDLPMVPRLTDAEIVDYRPATELERIYPMGSIRKISGQLRFDGQVSARGNVTGVTYQLPSERTSAEAFTAAREALQAQGAELLFWCQARDCGESSLWANEVFGNAKLYGADEQQAYLLLRLAEPQSDTLVALYGITRGNRRAYLHVEQFDSGAPLGELMPTSATLLRQLKSTGKLALPRLSGAPSADWVTLLSRGLNLDSSLRATISGPDREAWREALVAKGVRAARLEAGSDAGKGLLIEVIR
- a CDS encoding lipase, which translates into the protein MSHAVEEVRLSLPHIELAAHLFGPEDGQPVIALHGWLDNANSFARLAPKLKGLRIVALDLAGHGHSSHRPPGAGYSLPDYVHDVLQVAEQLGWQRFSLLGHSLGAIISVFLAGAMPERVERLALIDGLIPPTGKPDDAPEQLGRSLLAQLRLGHKRKPIYADQDQAIQARMKGAVAVTREAAELLAQRGLMPVPGGYTWRSDSRLTLPSAVRITTDQAMAFVAAIGCPTHLVVASQGLLAQNQALLSDLPFAVTSLSGSHHLHLDDESGAQAVADCFNRFFAAP
- the devR gene encoding putative LuxR family regulatory protein — protein: MSRAVLESETNRRQLQEIIAGLSDGVMLIEADQSIVWANEAALSMHGVKTIKQLGRNASEYASRFTLRYRNNHVLPQETYPISRVAAQEAFSDLVVEVRPADDDEKCWVHRLRSMILDDRAGEEPLRVLIMTDATQWASAQQRFERTFGANPAPAVICRLKDLRYIKVNQGFLEMTGYSREQVIGRSVYEVDVLENAERKELAVQRLNDGGTIPQMQAELRLPDGGNKLVIVAGQPLDVDDEDCMLFSFMDMEPRRKIEAALRQSEERFAKAFRLTPVPTLVCNAQSRHVVEVNDAFVNATGYTAQELTGRSVEEIGFIDGPQQCAQLFDLLKKTGNLEGMEFKVRKRGDEVIDCAVSADTVSIQDVSCYLMVFMDISERKRSELELVDAIEEVMQDASWFTRTLIEKLANVKKVKTTQLPGGSLIDLTAREKDVLGLICEGLADKEIAARLKLAPNTVRNHVATMYSKLGLHSRTEAIVWARERALFSNDRRGKA